One Luteibacter aegosomaticola genomic window carries:
- the cmk gene encoding (d)CMP kinase, translating to MAPTPVPVLTIDGPSGSGKGTISRLVAEKLGWRMLDSGALYRAVGYAAGAEGIDLSDEAAVTRCAQHIKIRFQASPDGGETHVLVNGHDATDELRTETAGAAASAIAVIPAVRQALVDLQLAFRKAPGLVADGRDMGTVIFPDAPFKVFLTASASERAKRRYKQLKDKGLSVTLAGLQREIEARDARDASRPVAPLKPAEGAVVIDTTGMPIEVVVAKVFAVVRP from the coding sequence ATGGCCCCCACGCCCGTCCCCGTCCTCACCATCGACGGCCCCTCGGGCTCCGGCAAGGGCACCATCAGCCGCCTTGTGGCCGAGAAGCTGGGTTGGCGGATGCTCGATTCGGGCGCGCTGTACCGCGCCGTGGGCTATGCCGCGGGCGCCGAGGGCATCGATCTGTCGGATGAGGCCGCGGTCACCCGCTGCGCCCAGCACATCAAGATCCGGTTCCAGGCCAGTCCCGATGGCGGTGAGACCCATGTGCTCGTGAACGGCCACGACGCCACCGACGAACTACGCACGGAAACGGCAGGTGCGGCCGCCTCGGCCATCGCCGTGATCCCCGCGGTCCGCCAGGCCCTGGTCGACCTCCAGCTGGCTTTCCGCAAGGCTCCGGGGCTGGTGGCCGACGGCCGGGACATGGGCACCGTCATTTTTCCGGACGCCCCCTTCAAGGTGTTCCTGACCGCCAGCGCCTCCGAGCGCGCGAAAAGGCGCTATAAGCAGTTGAAGGATAAGGGGCTCAGCGTTACACTTGCAGGCCTGCAACGGGAAATCGAGGCACGCGACGCGAGAGATGCGTCCCGGCCGGTCGCCCCGTTGAAGCCCGCCGAGGGCGCTGTCGTCATTGATACGACCGGCATGCCCATCGAGGTGGTGGTGGCAAAAGTATTCGCTGTGGTGCGTCCGTAA
- a CDS encoding acyl-CoA-binding protein → MPDDLQSQFEQASLDITRLGHRPDNDTLLRLYALYKQGAEGDVHGRKPGFFDFVGTAKYEAWARLTGTTREQAMRDYIKLVRDLGG, encoded by the coding sequence ATGCCTGACGATCTCCAGAGCCAGTTCGAACAGGCATCGCTGGACATCACCCGGCTTGGCCACCGGCCGGACAACGACACCCTCCTGCGACTCTATGCCCTCTACAAGCAGGGCGCCGAGGGCGATGTCCACGGCCGTAAGCCGGGCTTTTTCGATTTTGTCGGCACCGCCAAGTACGAGGCCTGGGCCAGGCTAACCGGTACGACGCGCGAGCAAGCCATGCGCGACTACATCAAGCTGGTCCGTGACCTGGGCGGCTAA